The genomic window ATCAGGTCACCTGTCGAAGCCCCATCCGCGGTGCCCTTCCGCGCGTGGTGCAAGTTGTGACCGTAAGGGGGGAGCGGGGGGGATCTCTCACCGGCTGCACGGGGGGGCCGGAGGGGGCCGGGCAGTCGGCCCCCACGTTGGGGGGTGGGTTAAAACCCCACGACCTTCGGCAGGCAATCCGCACACACAAGAACCGACCTCGCCGCGGCAACCCTTTTTTGAATTTCTGCAACGGGTCCTTTCTCCTCTCCCTCCGCGAGAGCGACACTAAAATATCTCTCCCTTCTATTCTAAATGAAGTCACCGCCCGGTGAATGATCCCCCTTGTCCTCCACAAAATAAATCGATATAATCGGCTGGCGTCTTTCTTCGGTTGAACGGAAAGAGATCGGATCGGTGGGGGGATGGATGGCATATCGCAAGGACTCGCGGGCCAACATTCTGTTGGTGGATGATCACCCGGAAAATTTGTTGGCGTTGGAAGCGGTGCTGGGGCTGCCGAATTATAATCTGGTTCGGGCCCGCTCCGGGATGGAGGCGCTCCGCTTTCTGCTCAAGGATGATTTCAGCTTGATCCTACTGGACGTCGCCATGCCGGGCCTCAACGGATTTGAGACCGCCGCGTTGATTCGGGAGCGGCCGAAGTGCCGGAATATCCCGATTATTTTCATTACGGCGGTCAACCGAACCGAGGCCGATGCGGCAAGAGGGTATGCCGTCGGCGCGCTCGATTACATCATCAAGCCGTTTGAGCCCGACATGTTGCGGTCGAAAGTCGCAGCGCTGGTCGGGACCCATCCGGTGCGACGGCGGACCGACCGCGCAGGGAGCGAGTCGAAAGAGCGGGCGAGGGAGCTGGAGACGCTGGAGCGGATCAGCGGGCAGCGCTATAAGAACCTGGCCAACGCCGTTCCCCACATCATCTCGATTGCACGCCCGGATGGATCGATCGATTTCTTCAATGAACGGTGGACCACGTATACCGGTTTGACATTTAAAGAGAGCGGAGGGTGGGGATGGAAGAAAGCGATCTGTCCGGACGATCTCGCCCCTTTCCTCGACGGCTGGAAAACGGCGGTGGAGAGCCGGGCGAATTATCAGACGGAGTGTCGTCTCCGGCAGCAGGGGGGGGCGTACCGGTGGCATCTGCTCATGGCCCTTCCGGAGAAAGACGAGAAGGGGAATGTGATGGCCTGGCTTTGGACCGCAACCGATATCGATGATCAGAAGAGATTGGAAGGGTCGTTGCGAAGCTTGGTGGCCGAGCTGGAGGAGAAGAAGAGCGAAGCGGAGGCGGCCAATCGGGTTAAATCGCGCTTTGTCTCGAATGTGTCTCATGAGCTTCGGACCCCCTTGAATGCGATCCTCGGCTACACCGCCTTGCTGCTCGACCAGCACTTCGGCGAGGTCAGCCCGCAGCAGGAGGAGGTGCTCGTCTCACTGAGGCGGAACGCCCGCGATCTGACCAATTTAATAGAAAATTTACTCGACCTCTCTCGGATCGAAGCGGGGAAAATCGAAATTCGGTCCGAGCCGGCCGATCTTCAGCAGATTATCTCGGAGGTCTTTGAAGGCCTCAAGCATATGCTCTCGCAAAAAAAGGTTGTCGTCCGATGGAAAATCGACTCGGGACTTCCGATCATCCGAAGCGATCCGTTCCGGATTCGCCAGATCCTCTCCAACCTTCTTTCCAACGCCTTCAAGTTTACGGAGAAGGGCTCGGTCACCTTCTCCGCCGAGGGGACAGCCGCTCCCCGGGGAATTCTGATCTCGGTGAAGGACAGCGGGATCGGCATGCCGAAAGAGGCCCTTCCGACCCTCTTTGAGCCGTTCAAGCGGGTCGCCCGCCGCGGCGGTTTTCACGCCGACGGGGTCGGCATCGGTTTGACGATCGTGAAGGAGTCGATCGAGCTGCTCGGAGGAACGATCAAGGTTCAGAGTCAACAGGGGAAGGGGACGACCTTCACCCTCTTCTTGCCCGATCGGACTGAAAAGGGCAATTGACCCTGTTGCAGAGAGCGTCCGTTTATCCGTTTAAATGACCATTCCATTTATCCTCAAAGGAGATCATGATGGCAGATCCAATCATCGCGCAACGGGGCCCCTATATTCTCGAGATCGAGCCGGGAACTTATTATTGGTGCCGCTGCGGAAAATCGAAGGCGCAGCCTTTTTGCGACAGCTCCCACAAGGGTGGGGAGTTCAGCCCGCTGGAAGTGACGATCGAGCAGAAGAAAAAGGTGGCCTTTTGCGGTTGTAAGCGGACCGGGAATCCTCCTTTCTGTGACGGCAGTCATTCCAAAATAAAATAATTTGAATTCATCGAGGAAGGGAGAGGGTTCTCAAGGGGCCTTCTCCCTTTTTATTTGCGTTTTATTTTCGGGCAGGGGAGGGAGAGATGAAAACGACGGCACGGTCACTCTGGACGGCGATGGCGGCGGGGCTGGCGGGAGGGCTCCTCTCGGTGTGGCTTCTCACCGGCGAGGAGGTGTCGGCCCAGAAAACGAAGGAACATAAGAAGGTTGTCACGGCGGAAGATTTCCATCTGGTCGATCGGGACGGAAAGCTCCGGGGGGCGCTCTTCGTCTCCGCCAAAGGGGAGCCGGGCTTCGCCTTGTTCGATAAAGACGAAAAGAGCCGGGTTCTCTTGATGCTAAATGCGGATGGGAGTTCATTGGTTGAGCTTTTAGATGAGGCCGGGAAATCCCGTGCAAGGATGGCGCTCTCAAAAGAAGGACGCCCGGACCTGATGCTGGCCGGAGAGCCGACGCTCCTTCTTCTCGACACCGAACAGAGACCGCTTTGGAAAGCACCCTGACACTTTAATCTCTCGGCTGCGCTTCCGTTTCAGTCAGTGACCCTTGTGTCCCGGATCTGCAGTTCAATCGGTTCCGGTCGGTTCACCTTCTTTTATCATTCTCTTTTATTATCCCTCCGTTTTCCGGTATTGGGAAAATAATTCCAATTTACTTCCTTTTCTCTTTGTTGCTCATGTTACAACCGATCGAAAAGCGCGAATGAGAAAGATCTGCGGAGATGAGGTCCAGCTCTGATCCTCCCGGCATCCAAGTTGCTGTGTATAAGGTGTCTTCTAAAAACCAAAGAGAATCGACAGCTGATCCTCTTCCGAATCTGCGGGGCACGACAAACAGAATTGATAATGAGCAATGAGCAGCAAACAGGGTAAGCGCGCGTCGCAATGTTGGCAATATTGGATTGTCCACCTTCTCATCCTCATCCTCGCCGCCTGTGGCGGGGGCGGAGGGGCTTCGGCGCCTTTGGGACCCTCTCCCGCGCCGGAATTGCCGATCGCCCCTCAAGCGATTCCGCCGGTGTCCACCCCTTCAGTGATTGCGCCTCCCCCTTCGTTGATGCCGGTATCGCGGGCGCCATCACCGCCGACCCTTCCCCCCTTCCGGCCGCTGCCGGAGAGCCGGGTGCCGAGCGTCGCCGCCGTCAGCCCGGGAAATGGGGCGACGGGGGTCGATCTACAGACGCAGATCCGAGTGACCTTTGATAAACCGATCGACCTCACCACCCTCACGACCGCGACGCTGATCGTCGCGGGACCCGATCAGATCGGCGTGCCCGGATCGATCTCTTATGATCCATCAAGTCAAACGGCCCTTTTTACTCCGAGTCGTCCACTCTCTCCCGGAACGGTCTATCAGGGGACCCTGACCCGGGGGATAAAAGATGTTTTTAAAAATTATTTCACGATCGGATATGATTGGCGCTTTACCACGTTGGATAATGAGAAAGACCCTCCCGCGCCGATCTGCCCGGAGAGAACGCGCCCTCCCTATCTTGCTTTCGTCACGCCGACGTCGGCGACGGTGGCATGGGAGTGTACCCCGGAAGGGACGATCGAGTGGGGCGCGGCTCCGAACGTGGCCTACCGTTTCGACGATCTCGTCGGCTGGAGAAAACATTTCGTCACCCTTCCCGGTCTTCTTCCCAACACCCGTTATGTTTACCGTGTGAGCGTCGGCGGGAGAGTGCTCGGTGAAGGGAGCTTTCAGACGGCGAAGGGGGCGGGGGACAATCAGTTTAATTTTGTCGCTTTTGCAGACAGCGGCGTCAAATCGTCCGATCAACTGGCCTTGGCGGCGCTGGTGAAAAAGCTCGACCCCTCCTTCGTGATTGTCCCGGGCGATGTCGTCTATGAAGATGGATACGATCCGGAATACGATCCGCGCTATTTCTTCCCGTATCAAGATCTGATCCGACAGATCCCCTTTTTCCCCGTCGCGGGAGATCACGATGTCGTCGCCGATGACGGGGCGACCTTTCTAGCGAATTTCTTTCATCCGACCGGAAAGCTCTATTACGAATTCCATTGGGGAGAGACCGACTTCTTCGCGCTCGACTCCACCCTGACCCGGTATCACAAGTACGATCCAGGCCAGCTGGCCTGGTTTCAGGAGGCGATCTCCCAAAGTGCGGCCCGATGGAAGATCGTCTATTTCCACCATCCTCCCTATAGCAGCGGCCTCTTCGGGAACCTTCCCAATATGAAAGATTTTGTTCCGCTCTTCGAGAAATACCATGTCGATGTTGTTTTCACGGGACATGCCCACGACTACGAGCGGACCGTTCCAATCAACGGGGTGACCTATTTCGTGACCGGCGGCGGAGGGGCGTATCTCACCCAATCGCCGGGGATCAGCCCTTTCACGGCCCACTCCCAATCGGTTCATCATTTGATTTCGGCGTCGATGACCTCCGATGCGCTGACCCTGCAAGCGCTCGACGAAAACGGGGTCTCGTTCGATTCGGTGGTGATCCAAAAATAGAGACCGCCGTCGCGGCCGCCGGACAACCGTTTGCATTGTCAACCCGTTCCGACGCTGCTATAATCAACCCATGTCTTTCGATCTGAAGCAACTCGAGGCGGTCTTGGGGAAAGAGAAGGTCCTCTCCGATGCCCCGTCGATCACCGCCTACTCCATTGATGCCAGCATCTATAAGGTCACTCCGGAGGCGATTGCGATCATCGAATCGGCGACCGACCTGGAACAGGCCCTTCGGTATGCCCGGCAGCATCAGGTCCCCCTCACCGCTCGAAGCGGCGGGACCAATCTCACCGGAAATGCGGTAGGGGAGGGGATCATCCTTGAATTCTCCCGCCTCAACCAAATCGTAGAGGTCGACGATCCGGCCCGCTGGGCGCGGGTACAGCCGGGAATCGTCTTCGCCGAGTTGAACCGGCGGCTGGCGCGTCGGGGCTGGATGTTTGCCCCCGATCCGTCGAGCGGCGACATGTGCAAGCTCGGCGGAATGCTCGGGAACAACGCCGCCGGACCGCACACCCTGAAATATGGCGCGACACGGAACAATGTCCTGGAGCTCCGGGTCCTCCTCGCCAACGGGAACTGGATCGATGCGAAGGAGTACCGGCTCGACGATCCGGCCCTCCAACGGCTCCTTCAAGAGAATCCCTTTCTCCAAGCGCTCATCGATTTGGTCCGGCGAAACAGTGAATTGATCCAGTCGAAGCGCCCGAAGGTGTCGAAGAATTCGAGCGGTTATGATCTCTTCAGCTTGGCCGATGGATTGGCGCGCGGCGTTTTCCCGCTTCATCAACTTTTGATCGGAAGCGAGGGGACGCTCGGGTTGATGTTGGAAGCGAAGATCAAGCTCGTTCCGAGGCCCGCCGAGACGGCGACGGCGCTCGTCTACTTTGATCGCCTTTCCGAAATCGGGGATGCGGTCAACGCCCTCTTGCCGCTGGCGCCGAGCGCGCTCGAAATGATGGATGCCAACTCGCTGAACCTCGTCGGACGGGAGCGCTTTGGAATTCCGAAGGCCGCGGCGGCGATGCTCCTGGTGGAATTTGATGCGTCGCCCCGGGACAAGATGAAGGCGGTCCGGGAGCAGATCGGAGCATTTCGGTTGAGCGCTCCGATGACCGAGGCGTTCGATTCGGAGCGCCAGGCCGAGCTCTGGCGGATTCGTAAGGCGATGTATCCGACCCTCTACCGGTATGACGCCGAGAAGAAGCCGGTGAATTTTGCCGACGACGTCGTCGTCGCCGCCGCGCAGATCCCGGCGCTGATCGCCTACCTCGATCGGCTCTTCGCCGAGAAGGGGGTGGCGGTGGCGATCTACGGTCATATCGGCGACGGCAATGCCCACATCAATCCACTTTTAAATCTCAACGATCCGGCCGATTTCCAGAAGATGGTGACCCTTTCCCATGAGATTCATACCACGGTGATCGAACGGTTCGGCGGCTCGCTCTGCGGGGAGCATGGCGACGGACGGGTTCGAGCCGAGTTCGTGAAAGACCTTTATGGACCGGAGCTGTATGCCCTCTTCAAAGAGGTAAAGCGGCTCTTCGATCCGGAACATCTCCTCAACCCCGGCGTCAAGATCGTCGAGACGCCGTTTACGGAGGGGATCGACCTTGCGCGGCTCGCGAAGCCGTGCGCCACCTGCGGAAAGTGCAACTCGGTTTGTCCGGTCTACGATGTCGTCGGGGAAGAGTCCAATGCCGCACGGGGATGGTTCCACATCCTCACGTCGCCCGATTACACGTATGAAAAATCAGCCCGGGTGGTGGAGGCCTGTCTGAACTGTAAGTCCTGCCGGACCGTCTGTCCCGCCGGGATCGATGTCTCAGAGCTGATCTTGAAGAAACGGGAGGAGCATCCGAATCGGACGGCCGGAGCGATCTTTGCGTTTCAATCCAAACGCCGTTTCTTCGAGCCGCTGTTGAAGCTCGCCGCCTGGACGCAACCGCTATGGGATCATTCGGTCGGCCGATTTCTGATCGAGCATCTGACCCGGCCGATTTTGAAAGGGCTCGCTCCGACGGCGCGCATCCCGGCCGAGATGACCTTGCCGCGGCTGGCGCGCCGGCACCTGCGAGACCGTTATCCCGATCTCACCCGCTCCGACAGCCCGGTCGCCTATTTCCACGGCTGCGCGGCGAACTACTTCGACGACGGGGTCGGCGATGCCGTGATCGAGTTCTTAAAGAAGAAAGGGATTGCGGTCGCCCTGCCCCCCCAGCGCTGCTCCGGAACGCCGATCCAGACCTATGGCTGGATTGACCGCGTCCGCGAGAACGCCCGGTTTAATATCGCCTCATTGGAAAAGTTTGAGAAAGTGGTCACCGGCTGTGCCTCTTGTACGCTGATGCTGAAAGACTATCCGACGCTGCTGACCGATCCCGAGGAACAGGCGAGCGCACGGCGGCTGGCGGCCAAGGTGGTCCATATCTCTGAGATCGGAGCGAGCGATCTTCAGGCGGATCGCTCTTTTTCCCCTCAGAAGAAAACCCGGGTGACCTATCACTCCTCCTGTCACCTTCGCGCCGCGGGGGTGACCAAGCCGCCCCGAGAGCTGCTTCGTCGCCATCCGAATTATGAATTCGTCGAGATGGCCGATGCCGATCGCTGCGCCGGCGGCGCGGGGACCTTCTGCATCAAGAACCCCGACCAGTCGGCCGCCGTCTTCGAGCGGAAGCGCCGCGCGATCGAGGAGAGCGGCGCCGAGATCGTCGCCACCTCCTGTCCCGCCTGCATGATCCAGCTCAAGAACGGCCTGAAAGGAAAGGTCGAGGTGAAGCATATCGCCGAAATTATGAATGAGGGGGCTGAGTGATGGCGCGATTGAGGCCGACTTTGATTTACGATGCCGAATGCCGGCTCTGTGTCTCGTCGAAGGAATGGGTCGAGCGGTGGGACCGGCGTCACCAGATTCGATTTCTTCCGTTCCAAAACCTGGAGGCAAAGGAGCAGGTGCCTGATTTGGCCGGAATGGCCTGCATGGATGCGATGCGCTTTGTCGATGCAGAAGGGAAGGTGACCGCCGGGGTCGACGCTTTTAGGAAAATGCTCCCTCTTCTTCCCTTCGGACCGCTCTTCTCCCTTCTTTTTTATCTTCCGGGTGTCCCTTGGCTCGCCGGGAAAATCTACCGCCACGTCGCTGCCAACCGCTACCGATGGTTCGGCGCGAAATCTTGAGATCTTCTGACCGATAATGAATTACCCCGCAGCAAGCTACGGGTATCAAAACAAAAACCCCACAGCAAAATTACGAAGCAATCTTCGGGGAATTGGACCCGATAGAAGATTAAAAGGGTCTCTCTTGATCTGAAGAGTGAGGTGTCCAGCCGTATCAACGCCGCTTATCTTCCCGTCTATCATTGAAAATGATCCAACAAAAAGCGGGTATCCCCATTAGAAAGGGATACCCGCTTTTTAAAACGGCTGGTTGCGGTGTTATTTCGCCGGCTCAGCTGCCTTTTCTTCCTTCGGCTTTGCGTCTTTGGCGGCTGCTTTTTTGGCCGATTTGGCTTTCTTTTTGGCTGCCTTCTTTTCGGTCTTATCTGCTGCTGGCTTGTCCATCGACTTCTCCGCCGCGGGAGGGGTGGCGGGTGCCGCAGGTGCAGGGGTCATCGCCTTGTCGTCTGCCAAGCTGACAGTGACAAATGCCAGGGCAACAACGAACGAGAGCATAACGGTTGTAAATCGCTTCATTATTTGATCTCCTTGGTTGTGATGGGATAGTGTAATTTTCGAAACACTTCTCTATTAATAGCAAAGGGCATGCCAGAAGGAAAAGGAGCCGATCGTCCTAAAAGCGAGCAATTTTAAGGGGTTTTCAGCTGATTTTTAAAAGCGAGTGATCGGGTTTCCGAATTGAATTTCCCATTTGGTATGGTGACCACACCAAATGGGGTAGTCATCTTACGGTATATCTTCATCGGGTCAATCATTCCTCGCAACGGTTCTCCTGGAACCGCTCGGGGACTTCTCAACGTTTCCAAACCAAAGTCTTGAAGCGACCGGTCGGACCGGCGCAAAATCTCTCAATGAATCTGAACATTGGCCGGGGCCGACGGCCGATTTGGTTTTTGATCGGAGAGGATTTTCAAGGCGATTTTCTCCCGGGCATCATAGAGATCCAGCGGCTCTTTGTCGAAGGTGTAGGTGTTGGTGACGATCCGGGAGAGCTGTTGCTGGGCGAAAGCGTCATCCCCGAGGCTCTGCAAAAGCGACAGGTACTCGTAGTCTTCCATCCCCTCCCGAATCAGCTTCAATCGGATTGATTCGATCGGAATATGATGGGTGCCGCCGATCTTGTCCGGCGATCCGGGATAATAAAGGGTGCCGTCCCCATTGCCGCCGAAGTAGTATTGCGTGACCCATGCATCTCCCTGGTCATAGGCAAAGACCAAGTCATAATAGAGCTCGCCTTGGATGTCATATTTAAAGCTCATCCATTGCATCACCCGGTTGAACATCGCCGGCAGGTCAATCATATAAGTGGGCCAGCCGGTATGATATCCTGCCCGGTCGGGGGCGGTCCCCCCGATCATATTGCAGCCGTGGCTGCCGCACGCCTGGTACCACCAAACTTCCGGGCCGTATCTTGCTCTCTGGTTACCGACCGTGCTCGGCTGCCCCGCCACATCCCCAGGGGGCTCGGTGGTGCCGATCGCAAAGCCGTCCGGTTTGTTGTCCATGAATCGGATCGTTGGGGCAAACAGATCGATGAATCCGGCCACGCCGTTCGCGGTCGCGGCCTGAACGCTGGTGGTGACCAGCGAGCGGAGTTTCGGATCAGCCTGATGCAGCGCCGTCGCGCGCGTTTGGATGAAGGTCCAGTCGTCGGCGGTTTTCGGTTCGTCGACGGTATATTCGAAGAGGCGGTCGAACCATCCCTTGTCTTTAAAGTGCTGGGCAATATCTTGCAAGAAGGGGATATTCAGCTCATCGCCCCAGATCGACATCCGATAGCTCGTCATTCTCGCGCCGGGGAGTTTTCCGCTCGGAAGGCTTTCAGTGCCGTTCAACAGCGGTCCATAGGCGGCATCATAGGCAGCCCAATTGATCTTCCCGTTTGAAAGAAAGCCGCCGAGGACCTCGGGTGCCGGAAGATAATCGGTGGTCAGGCGGTGCAGGAGATTGGCTTTTGCGTAGAGCTTGATCAGCTGAAGATGTTCCGGTTTGGCCGGGTTGATAAACGCCCCGAGGCCGTGGCCGATCGGAACAAGGTGGTAGTCGATGGAGTAGGCCGACTTCAGGGTCGCGGTCGAAGGGAGCGCGAAATTCCAGATGGTCAGCTGAATGGGAACGGTCACTGCGTTTTGGCCGGACGCCGTGACAGTCAGCTTTCCGGAGTAGACCCCTGCAATCGCGGTCGGAGGGATATAAAATTCAATCCAAACCGGTTGGTTGTTCCCCTTGGTCACCGAAAAAGGAAAGGCATTGCGGACTTCGCCGACATAGTCATCCTTCTTTGGTATAAGCGCATCAGGCCACAGCCCGGTCGCCCCTTGAATGTCGGAAGGGGTGGTCACCGCGATATAGACCTCTTTGTAGAGCATCACCGATCGCCCGGAGAGGGTATTCCCATGTCCGTCGGTCAAATCGCTCACCGTTACATCGACATTGGACAAATCGGCCTGATCGGCGGTGACGATCAATTGAAACGATTCGAACTCATTCTTTGCCGCTTTGAGGACCGCCGATGTCTGGGTCGGTTTCGGCGGGGTGAGGAGGGCGGTGTCCCGGATCTTGGCGGTGGCATGCTCGGTCCAAACCACCATGGCATCGGCGCCGGTCGGCGCCCCGTGAAGAATAAAGAAAATCATGAAGGCCGCATAGGTCGCTTTTGTGAGGTTCGCATCTTTCTTTTTCATTTTCCCCTCTTGCCGGGTTAATCGTCGATAAACGCATCCGATACCTTCACTTCAGATCTCATCGGCAAATTCAGCATCACCCAGAAGCGACGTTTTTCTCTTCACAATTATGTGCGGATTCGGCAAATTCGATTGTCTAAAAGATCCTGGTGGAATCCCAAATAAAGATACCAAAGAATCTCAATTTAGACTGGTGAAAAAAGGAATAAAGCGGGGAGGGAATCCCTGTTTGGGATTCTCCCTTTACGGATAAATCGTGACGGTGTTCGGACATCTACTTAGGAAGCGGGGTCTGCACGAAAGGAAAGGAACGAGGAAAAGCGGTCGGTTCTCAGCGAGAGGGGGGTGGAGCAATGGGGGCGTTTGGCGCAGGGGGAGAGGTGGGGGCCTTCGGCGGCTCGGCAGGTGCGGCGAGTTTTTTATATCCGGAGGGGATTTCGAAGAGATCGGTGTCGAGACGGCGAACTTCGATGTTAACGAGCTGAACGAGGATCTGCTCGTCTTTGCCGTAGAATTCTTGCCGGATCGGCGCGTTGTTGAGGTCGATCGCTTCCCAGGCGAATCCGATCCGTTTTTTCCCCTCTTTGTCCCGCCAGGTCAGCTTGAATTTGTTGGTGGGATGTCCGGCGACCGGCTCTTTGACGATGAAGACCTTTTCCATCTTCACATCCGATTTGGGTGAAAAAGGATCGACCGGATCGTCTCCGCCGACCTTCTCCATATACATCTTCTCGTTCGGCATCAGCATCCAGAAGACGGGGGGCCGCTTGTCGCCGCGGGTGATGTGGATGACCTTTCTTCCGGCCTGGTTCATCTCAACCCGAAGCTGCCTTTCCTTCGAATAGACTTTGGCCTCGATGATCTGGGGGTTCTCTCCAAGCTCGCCTTGGCTGATCGTGACATATTGATCGGCGATGAAGTCGGCTCGGACGGCGGAGGCCGAGATGAAAAGAAAGAAAAAAGTCCATCCAATCAGTGTTGATCCGATGCGCATCATACTCTCCCGGGCGGGAACCTAACATTTTTTTGTTTAAAAGGCAAGGAAGCGAGGACCCTGGTTCGCGGGGGCCGACGTCACA from Candidatus Manganitrophaceae bacterium includes these protein-coding regions:
- a CDS encoding FAD-binding oxidoreductase, with amino-acid sequence MSFDLKQLEAVLGKEKVLSDAPSITAYSIDASIYKVTPEAIAIIESATDLEQALRYARQHQVPLTARSGGTNLTGNAVGEGIILEFSRLNQIVEVDDPARWARVQPGIVFAELNRRLARRGWMFAPDPSSGDMCKLGGMLGNNAAGPHTLKYGATRNNVLELRVLLANGNWIDAKEYRLDDPALQRLLQENPFLQALIDLVRRNSELIQSKRPKVSKNSSGYDLFSLADGLARGVFPLHQLLIGSEGTLGLMLEAKIKLVPRPAETATALVYFDRLSEIGDAVNALLPLAPSALEMMDANSLNLVGRERFGIPKAAAAMLLVEFDASPRDKMKAVREQIGAFRLSAPMTEAFDSERQAELWRIRKAMYPTLYRYDAEKKPVNFADDVVVAAAQIPALIAYLDRLFAEKGVAVAIYGHIGDGNAHINPLLNLNDPADFQKMVTLSHEIHTTVIERFGGSLCGEHGDGRVRAEFVKDLYGPELYALFKEVKRLFDPEHLLNPGVKIVETPFTEGIDLARLAKPCATCGKCNSVCPVYDVVGEESNAARGWFHILTSPDYTYEKSARVVEACLNCKSCRTVCPAGIDVSELILKKREEHPNRTAGAIFAFQSKRRFFEPLLKLAAWTQPLWDHSVGRFLIEHLTRPILKGLAPTARIPAEMTLPRLARRHLRDRYPDLTRSDSPVAYFHGCAANYFDDGVGDAVIEFLKKKGIAVALPPQRCSGTPIQTYGWIDRVRENARFNIASLEKFEKVVTGCASCTLMLKDYPTLLTDPEEQASARRLAAKVVHISEIGASDLQADRSFSPQKKTRVTYHSSCHLRAAGVTKPPRELLRRHPNYEFVEMADADRCAGGAGTFCIKNPDQSAAVFERKRRAIEESGAEIVATSCPACMIQLKNGLKGKVEVKHIAEIMNEGAE
- a CDS encoding CDGSH iron-sulfur domain-containing protein, which translates into the protein MADPIIAQRGPYILEIEPGTYYWCRCGKSKAQPFCDSSHKGGEFSPLEVTIEQKKKVAFCGCKRTGNPPFCDGSHSKIK
- a CDS encoding DUF4091 domain-containing protein, producing the protein MKKKDANLTKATYAAFMIFFILHGAPTGADAMVVWTEHATAKIRDTALLTPPKPTQTSAVLKAAKNEFESFQLIVTADQADLSNVDVTVSDLTDGHGNTLSGRSVMLYKEVYIAVTTPSDIQGATGLWPDALIPKKDDYVGEVRNAFPFSVTKGNNQPVWIEFYIPPTAIAGVYSGKLTVTASGQNAVTVPIQLTIWNFALPSTATLKSAYSIDYHLVPIGHGLGAFINPAKPEHLQLIKLYAKANLLHRLTTDYLPAPEVLGGFLSNGKINWAAYDAAYGPLLNGTESLPSGKLPGARMTSYRMSIWGDELNIPFLQDIAQHFKDKGWFDRLFEYTVDEPKTADDWTFIQTRATALHQADPKLRSLVTTSVQAATANGVAGFIDLFAPTIRFMDNKPDGFAIGTTEPPGDVAGQPSTVGNQRARYGPEVWWYQACGSHGCNMIGGTAPDRAGYHTGWPTYMIDLPAMFNRVMQWMSFKYDIQGELYYDLVFAYDQGDAWVTQYYFGGNGDGTLYYPGSPDKIGGTHHIPIESIRLKLIREGMEDYEYLSLLQSLGDDAFAQQQLSRIVTNTYTFDKEPLDLYDAREKIALKILSDQKPNRPSAPANVQIH
- a CDS encoding Ig-like domain-containing protein, which codes for MSSKQGKRASQCWQYWIVHLLILILAACGGGGGASAPLGPSPAPELPIAPQAIPPVSTPSVIAPPPSLMPVSRAPSPPTLPPFRPLPESRVPSVAAVSPGNGATGVDLQTQIRVTFDKPIDLTTLTTATLIVAGPDQIGVPGSISYDPSSQTALFTPSRPLSPGTVYQGTLTRGIKDVFKNYFTIGYDWRFTTLDNEKDPPAPICPERTRPPYLAFVTPTSATVAWECTPEGTIEWGAAPNVAYRFDDLVGWRKHFVTLPGLLPNTRYVYRVSVGGRVLGEGSFQTAKGAGDNQFNFVAFADSGVKSSDQLALAALVKKLDPSFVIVPGDVVYEDGYDPEYDPRYFFPYQDLIRQIPFFPVAGDHDVVADDGATFLANFFHPTGKLYYEFHWGETDFFALDSTLTRYHKYDPGQLAWFQEAISQSAARWKIVYFHHPPYSSGLFGNLPNMKDFVPLFEKYHVDVVFTGHAHDYERTVPINGVTYFVTGGGGAYLTQSPGISPFTAHSQSVHHLISASMTSDALTLQALDENGVSFDSVVIQK
- a CDS encoding response regulator, which codes for MAYRKDSRANILLVDDHPENLLALEAVLGLPNYNLVRARSGMEALRFLLKDDFSLILLDVAMPGLNGFETAALIRERPKCRNIPIIFITAVNRTEADAARGYAVGALDYIIKPFEPDMLRSKVAALVGTHPVRRRTDRAGSESKERARELETLERISGQRYKNLANAVPHIISIARPDGSIDFFNERWTTYTGLTFKESGGWGWKKAICPDDLAPFLDGWKTAVESRANYQTECRLRQQGGAYRWHLLMALPEKDEKGNVMAWLWTATDIDDQKRLEGSLRSLVAELEEKKSEAEAANRVKSRFVSNVSHELRTPLNAILGYTALLLDQHFGEVSPQQEEVLVSLRRNARDLTNLIENLLDLSRIEAGKIEIRSEPADLQQIISEVFEGLKHMLSQKKVVVRWKIDSGLPIIRSDPFRIRQILSNLLSNAFKFTEKGSVTFSAEGTAAPRGILISVKDSGIGMPKEALPTLFEPFKRVARRGGFHADGVGIGLTIVKESIELLGGTIKVQSQQGKGTTFTLFLPDRTEKGN
- a CDS encoding DUF393 domain-containing protein, coding for MARLRPTLIYDAECRLCVSSKEWVERWDRRHQIRFLPFQNLEAKEQVPDLAGMACMDAMRFVDAEGKVTAGVDAFRKMLPLLPFGPLFSLLFYLPGVPWLAGKIYRHVAANRYRWFGAKS